The nucleotide window TCCCTCCATAGCTCCTACCCATAGCTCCTACCCTCCATAGCTCTTgcatcccctctcctccatccctcccctctctgcacgCCCATGGAGCGTTCTACTCGATCCTGGGCTCCAGTCTGGGAGCAGGGGACTAGGGAAGCTGGAGTGTAACCGACTAATCATTTAACCAACAAGCTGCTGCTTATCGGTTACTGATGTTGGTTAAACTCGGCCGCCTCCTCTGGAGCAGAACCAGCAGAGGCTGGCAGCCCCTCTCCCAAGGAGATTTTCAGCAATTACATGGTTACCTACTTAACCGACTTAATACCGCTAATGGGGACACAAGAGacctggctctcagctctggtgCCCACCAACCAGGGAAAGTCCTGATCAGCCTCTGCCGCCATAGGCTGGATCATGCCTAGTGCAGATGGAGTCTTCAGAAATGTAACTGCTGAATTCTGGcaagtctctactgagcatggGTGGAAGGGCAATGtggtgtgatgtgtgtgtgtttttaattaaTGCTTACAATTTGGCCAAATTTAGGCAGCTTTTCCCAGGGGATGGCAAAAGTCATATCCCTGCCAGCAGGGCAATACCCCATGCCAAATTCCAACTCCTTGTTCAAAACACAGAGGCACCAAAACGTCTCAATGAAACGTCTCAATGAAACTTTTTTAATATTAGCAAAACATTTTACCTAACCTTATTCTTGAGCCATTTTAGCTGAAACGTAAAAACTACTGAGCCGGAGACAGACCCTGGACACAGAACATTTCAAGCTGAATGCTTAGAGGTTGGcaaagttattaaaaaaaacaaaaactggttcTTATAACACAGTTTTCAACCACCTTAAATAGAGGCACCATCAGCATCTCAGCTTCTATAAAAGGACCAGATGCTCAAGCAGTGTCAATTAGAATAGTTTCATGTGATTTACAAGAGCTGAGTATTGGGTCCAAACCATGTAAAATTAAGTTAGATCCCAGGAAACTATGATTTCTGTATTAGTGAAAGACCaaagtagttaagaccaaagcaaaattaatgggtagctggtttaaaacaaataaaaggaagttcgtcacacagcacatagttaacctgtggaactccttgcctgaggaggttgtaaaggctaggactacaacggggtttaaaagagaactagatacattcatggagtttaagttcattaatggctattagcattcctacccatcctggctatctcaagcctctgtttgtcggaggatggagatggatggcaggagagggatcacttgatcattacctgtttggttcactccctctggggcacctggcattggccactgtcggccgacaggacactgggctgaatggctctttggtctgacccagtgtggccattcttgtgttcttatgtaaaGAGGCATTGGCTGGCTCTGTGAGATGCAGAGGAAGTTTCTCTGATAGGACTTAGATTCCACAATATCTATCAGACACGTCATCCTAGGGTCTCATCTGATTTGCCGAGAGCTCATAGGATGCTGCCTAACTTTGCCCCTCTAGTCAGTGTACAGGAAACTTTCCATGGTGTTTGGTTTGACCACATTTTGAATCAAAACCATGTGCAAAGAGGTAGTCGGGGTGATGAGTCTGTAAGTATTTACGTGGGGAACAAATATTGGACAATGTGCTCTGTAATCCAGCAGGCAGAAGTACAACACGTCCAGGGTTGGGTAGTTGAAGTTAGACATTTCAGTCTGGAAATAAGACTTGTTAACAGCGAGGGTAATTAACCACGGACACAATCTACCAAGGGGGGTGGTGATGGATGCTCCATCACAGCCAGTCCTTAAATCAAGAGCTACAAGAGTTGTCTGGATGAAACAGGCATTATTTTGGGACAGTTCTCTAGCCTGTGCAGTGCAGGGTATCTGActtgatcacagtggtcccctcCTAGTCTTGAGAATCTATGAACCTCTCTCTGCAGTGGGTACATCGTGATGCAGCTGTCAGGATTCTGGCTTAAACTTATTCAGAGCAAAATTTACTCCTTTTCGTTAAGTTTAGGTACTTTGAGACCCAGTACACACGGGTGGGATGATGGCTTCTTGCTTTTGATTTCAGACTGCGCGATAGGGCCCTGTTGATGTGGGCTCTGTACATTGCTAAGCAATTGCCTTCCGTTCAGACTGCTACCCAGCTCTCTCCAGGATAGCGAGCACGAGCTAAGAAGTGTGTTAAAAACAATAATGAAAACTGGTGCTAAAGCAATGCAGCGCCCCGAGTTTGGGGTTAAACACTGTAATTAACGTGCTCAGGGGAGAGAAAACAATTCTCTGCTTGCTTTGCTACCACAAAATCATGTGGTCTTAACAAAGCATTTGTCAATTGTGTGTGGCACAGATGCTAATTATATGTAAATCAGCCCTTTGGAGACACATTTCATGTACAAATGGAGCCTTTGAATAACTTTGGGACAAGCATTGGTTGAAGAATTCTGGAGCCAATTCTCAGTTATGCTACAGCCCCTTTATGTTCCTCTGGCAGAATAAAGGGGACTCAAGTGGGCAGAAATGGCCCCCTTAGAATGCCCCCTACCAGGAACCCTCCAACCCAGTGCTGCTGGGAGCGCTCATGTCTGTGACTGGGATGTCCCTGGTTTATTAAGCACCCCCTGCAACATACATTGGCCCACTCTGGGAAGCTGCGTTAATCCCACCAAAGGCTGAATACAGGAACCATGAAGACGGCTTCAAgccacctttccccacctcctctGCCTTACGTGCAATTACTGAGAATCCGATCCTTTCTTTTGACACACACAACTGTAAAAACAAGTGGCAGTGACCTCTGACCATTTCAGATTCCAGCCACACGCTTCCTTCTCCTTCCCAAACACCATTTAGCTTGAATTCTGTCCACGTCAAACCGCGGGGAGCGAGTTTAGAAATGCACTagcagaaggggggggagggaagaagagttCTTAAAAAGTGACGCTGTTTCTGTTCTCAAAATGCTTGCACtccaatattttcattttatttacagcAAGCTTTGCACGTCCCCCCTCGGTCATTGCAAGTGGCTCACAGGGCCCAGTTGAAGAATTTGTCACTGGTTcccatctctcttccccttctACTCAGCATCATCATTGAACAATTAAAAGAGGACTTCTGTTCCTGGGCCCTTCGTTTAGAAGGGGACAGAAAGATTGTCtatcctccccatcccctctttttcatTCTCTGGGTCCCGGGGTCCTTGCAGAGGTTCTGAGGGGCAGGTGCAACACTCGTGGCCTTTCTCCGTGGAGATGCAGCATTTGGGAACACCAGCAGGTTTCTTCCACGGGGAGGTAGAAGACTGGTCACTAGCTCTTACTGTTGTGGGATGAGAGGCCTGACCCTTCTCACCTGCTGGAGACTCAGCCAGCTCAGAGTTGCTTGAATGTGCtgtggggagcaaagccaggtCTGTGCTCTCCTCCTCAGGGGTGAGCGGACTATCGAGCATGGGGATGATAATGGCCTTGTCACTGCTTTGGGGGAGGCTCAATAAGTCTTCAGCCATGTCCTTTCTCTCGGCCGAGTCCTTGCTGGAACTGAGCCTTGCGGCGTTCGTTAGAACCTGGCTGTTCCCAGTGCCAGGTTTCTTCTTCAGAACGGTAAGAGTGTGAGATGCCTCTCTTCCCTTGTTGATAATCCCTTGAACAGCTTTTAAAGCCTGCAGCATCTTTATACCAGAACCTTGTGGCAATGTTTTCATACTGAATCCTTGTTCCAGTGCCTGGTCTTCCTGGCTTCCCTTTCCGTCCATCGCACTGCTTGCTTGGAGCTCCGTGGCTGAGGGAATCGGTTTTTCcgtggctggcagctgctgctcaTGGCTTCCTTCCACGGCTTTCCTCTTGGGGAGGATCTCTTGGTGCCCACATCGTCTTTCACTTACAAGTGCTAATTTACTGACCTTGTGCACCAGCTCTATCATGCAGTGTGACATGGAGGGGGTGTGCAAGCTGGAGACATCTCCTGGAAACTCACCGGAAACCAGGCCAGAGGCACCAGGGAGTGGACTTTTCCTAGTTGTAAAGGAAAACAAGCAGAGTGGGACACGTGGCCACCTGAGGTTCAAAATGGGAAACCGCAAGTGGCTTCTGTGCTGCAAA belongs to Pelodiscus sinensis isolate JC-2024 chromosome 22, ASM4963464v1, whole genome shotgun sequence and includes:
- the LOC112543732 gene encoding uncharacterized protein LOC112543732, with product MKKNSEKQKEMKTRLSHWVTKRPASGIVGQKPTPRRTLSDQDINTRKRMFIQNRHSGWSNSYASHSEIPAESRCYSAPPKPAVQQNSGSPYNPGTRGEDSTVTKRRHHIQPAQAQRYSDFSRLGENKRLTPEELEKKRYQTIAQYQFMTPGKTFYYCTRENVKQHLRSIYLAHQPGQKPPKSALRINRPPVFTQERHRSPRKSPLPGASGLVSGEFPGDVSSLHTPSMSHCMIELVHKVSKLALVSERRCGHQEILPKRKAVEGSHEQQLPATEKPIPSATELQASSAMDGKGSQEDQALEQGFSMKTLPQGSGIKMLQALKAVQGIINKGREASHTLTVLKKKPGTGNSQVLTNAARLSSSKDSAERKDMAEDLLSLPQSSDKAIIIPMLDSPLTPEEESTDLALLPTAHSSNSELAESPAGEKGQASHPTTVRASDQSSTSPWKKPAGVPKCCISTEKGHECCTCPSEPLQGPRDPENEKEGMGRIDNLSVPF